A stretch of the Malus sylvestris chromosome 10, drMalSylv7.2, whole genome shotgun sequence genome encodes the following:
- the LOC126586706 gene encoding SKP1-interacting partner 15-like yields the protein MDALPQDTLHQIFSSLPLRQIMICRSLSKFFNQLLTSPSFVHIISTQSPPLNLLALRPPHHHHQRHVSSSSCLHVFDPDLNQWIRFALDFLPFRSPHPVASSLGLVYLWGDSPDPPESAKSLVVCNPLTRQFRVLPQLGSAWSRHGSVLVDSQTQVMVLTELAALYFSGSNQWLKFSSNLPSKPRSPILVFDSVYALCDVGSPWRSEWKLFHCTISKLKTSQTWTRLEKHEWGDVFDILKRPRLVRGNGNNVLMVGGLKSSFSLNASCSTILILRLDLDSLEWDEAGRMPVEMFKCFQESSKFKVFGGGDRVCFSAKRIGRLALWDRCSEKAEWRWIDGVPGSGDGLSRGFVFDATLTAFP from the coding sequence ATGGACGCTCTCCCGCAGGACACGCTCCACCAGATCTTCTCGAGCCTTCCCCTCCGGCAGATCATGATCTGCCGCTCACTCTCCAAGTTCTTCAACCAACTCCTCACCTCACCCTCCTTTGTCCACATCATCTCCACCCAATCTCCGCCCCTCAACCTCCTCGCCCTCCGCcctccccaccaccaccaccagcgCCACGTGTCCTCCTCATCCTGCCTCCACGTCTTCGACCCCGACCTCAACCAATGGATCAGATTCGCCCTCGATTTCCTCCCCTTCCGCTCACCACACCCCGTCGCCTCCTCTCTCGGCCTCGTCTACCTCTGGGGCGACTCGCCCGACCCGCCCGAGTCAGCCAAGTCCCTCGTCGTCTGTAACCCTCTGACTCGTCAGTTTCGGGTCCTCCCTCAGCTCGGCTCGGCCTGGTCGCGCCACGGCTCGGTCCTCGTTGACTCCCAAACTCAAGTCATGGTCCTCACCGAGCTCGCCGCGCTCTACTTCTCCGGTTCTAACCAGTGGCTCAAGTTCTCATCGAACCTCCCGTCAAAACCCAGAAGCCCAATTTTGGTGTTTGACTCGGTTTACGCCCTCTGCGATGTGGGTTCGCCGTGGAGGAGTGAATGGAAGCTGTTCCACTGCACAATTTCGAAGCTCAAGACCTCGCAGACTTGGACTCGGCTCGAAAAGCACGAGTGGGGGGACGTCTTTGACATCCTGAAAAGACCCCGTTTAGTTCGCGGAAATGGGAACAATGTGCTGATGGTTGGTGGGTTGAAGTCGTCTTTCTCGCTGAACGCTTCGTGTTCGACGATTCTGATTCTGAGGCTGGACTTGGATAGCTTGGAGTGGGACGAGGCGGGCCGAATGCCGGTGGAGATGTTCAAGTGCTTTCAAGAGTCGAGCAAGTTCAAGGTGTTTGGTGGCGGCGATAGGGTCTGTTTTTCGGCAAAGAGAATTGGGAGATTGGCTTTGTGGGACCGTTGTTCCGAGAAAGCTGAGTGGCGGTGGATTGATGGGGTGCCCGGGAGCGGCGATGGGCTTTCCCGGGGGTTTGTTTTTGATGCCACGCTCACAGCATTTCCTTGA
- the LOC126586709 gene encoding carbonic anhydrase 2-like has protein sequence MASQLAIQRLKNLLSEKEELDDVVAAKIEKLMAELQRPADGHFDPVQRIVDGFINFRVNKFEKYPDYYKELANGQCPKFLVFACSDSRVSPSHILSFQPGEAFMARNIANMVPAFNQLKHAGVGAVIEYAITQLLVTNILVIGHSRCGGIKRLMSHPEDNSVPFDFIDEWVKIGLPAKAKVIANGRGGTTFEEQCEDCAREAVNLSLINLQTYPYVQKALAENNLALKGGYYDFVHGVLEIWNVESHSSPPIIVPAP, from the exons ATGGCAAGCCAATTAGCTATTCAACGCCTGAAAAATCTCCTCAG TGAGAAGGAAGAGCTGGACGATGTGGTTGCTGCCAAAATTGAGAAGTTGATGGCTGAATTGCAAAGACCTGCAGATGGTCATTTCGACCCAGTTCAAAGGATTGTAGATGGCTTCATCAACTTCAGGGTCAACAAATTCGA AAAATACCCAGATTACTACAAGGAGCTTGCCAATGGACAATGCCCCAAG TTTCTGGTATTTGCATGCTCGGACTCCCGAGTGAGCCCCTCACATATCCTTAGTTTCCAACCTGGGGAGGCCTTCATGGCTCGCAACATTGCAAACATGGTTCCTGCATTCAATCAG CTGAAACACGCAGGAGTTGGAGCAGTTATAGAATATGCTATTACACAACTCCTG GTGACAAATATTTTGGTAATTGGACACAGTCGTTGTGGTGGGATAAAGAGGCTTATGAGTCACCCTGAGGATAACTCTGTTCCCTT TGACTTCATAGATGAATGGGTCAAAATTGGTTTACCCGCCAAGGCTAAGGTTATAGCAAATGGACGAGGTGGCACCACTTTCGAGGAACAATGTGAGGATTGTGCAAGG GAAGCAGTAAATTTGTCGCTAATAAACCTACAAACTTACCCTTACGTTCAAAAGGCGCTCGCAGAGAACAACCTAGCGCTCAAGGGTGGTTACTATGACTTTGTTCATGGGGTTTTGGAGATATGGAATGTTGAGTCGCACAGTTCACCTCCCATCATCGTACCAGCACCTTAA